Proteins from a single region of Salvelinus sp. IW2-2015 linkage group LG4p, ASM291031v2, whole genome shotgun sequence:
- the dmac2 gene encoding distal membrane-arm assembly complex protein 2 isoform X2 yields MAAPLMLMRRSCRQVTLLAAASRYWSSIPVAPPSLQSRLLLFLSQRFHDIETILSWSSWFKNRGLRQKNFFYGYTQQNYGDNIAAAYCILSLKGGFRFAGQSEWFRSDRRGKFNWDFMNHRDTSIEEVDVSNTLINYTGLENLVKQRGLRTLSVSGCAEVDDWFLSRLHIFQDTLEELDISNCPRISVGGLAALQKLRGLRRLNVSSLPKLQNPGLVAILLEEMLPHCHVTAVGYDHSLIYSHTQTDG; encoded by the exons ATGGCTGCTCCCTTGATG TTGATGCGGCGAAGCTGTAGGCAGGTGACCCTCTTGGCAGCCGCATCGCGTTACTGGAGCTCTATCCCTGTGGCTCCGCCCTCACTACAGTCcaggctcctcctcttcctcagccaGCGTTTCCATGACATTGAGACTATCCTCAGCTGGAGCTCCTGGTTCAAGAACCGAGGTCTACGACAGAAGAATTT TTTCTATGGTTACACCCAGCAAAACTATGGGGACAACATTGCTGCTGCTTATTGCATCCTTAGCCTGAAGGGAGGATTCAG GTTTGCAGGGCAGTCAGAGTGGTTCCGATCAGACAGAAGAGGGAAGTTCAATTGGGACTTCATGAACCACCGGGACACCTCCATAGAGGAAGTGGATGTCAGCAACACACTCATTAACTACACGGGCCTGGAAAACCTGG tGAAACAGAGGGGGTTGCGTACTCTCTCTGTGAGTGGCTGCGCTGAGGTGGATGACTGGTTCCTGTCCCGCCTCCATATCTTCCAGGACACCCTGGAGGAGCTTGACATTTCGAACTGTCCCCGAATCTCTGTGGGGGGCCTGGCCGCACTGCAGAAGCTGAG GGGTCTGCGACGGCTGAACGTGTCCTCCCTCCCCAAGCTCCAGAACCCTGGGCTGGTCGCCATCCTGCTGGAGGAGATGCTTCCTCATTGCCATGTTACTGCTGTCGGGTACGACCACAGCCTGATctacagccacacacagacagacggctAG
- the dmac2 gene encoding distal membrane-arm assembly complex protein 2 isoform X3, whose translation MQHHTWTRVELMRRSCRQVTLLAAASRYWSSIPVAPPSLQSRLLLFLSQRFHDIETILSWSSWFKNRGLRQKNLFAGQSEWFRSDRRGKFNWDFMNHRDTSIEEVDVSNTLINYTGLENLVKQRGLRTLSVSGCAEVDDWFLSRLHIFQDTLEELDISNCPRISVGGLAALQKLRGLRRLNVSSLPKLQNPGLVAILLEEMLPHCHVTAVGYDHSLIYSHTQTDG comes from the exons ATGCAACATCACACATGGACAAGAGTGGAG TTGATGCGGCGAAGCTGTAGGCAGGTGACCCTCTTGGCAGCCGCATCGCGTTACTGGAGCTCTATCCCTGTGGCTCCGCCCTCACTACAGTCcaggctcctcctcttcctcagccaGCGTTTCCATGACATTGAGACTATCCTCAGCTGGAGCTCCTGGTTCAAGAACCGAGGTCTACGACAGAAGAATTT GTTTGCAGGGCAGTCAGAGTGGTTCCGATCAGACAGAAGAGGGAAGTTCAATTGGGACTTCATGAACCACCGGGACACCTCCATAGAGGAAGTGGATGTCAGCAACACACTCATTAACTACACGGGCCTGGAAAACCTGG tGAAACAGAGGGGGTTGCGTACTCTCTCTGTGAGTGGCTGCGCTGAGGTGGATGACTGGTTCCTGTCCCGCCTCCATATCTTCCAGGACACCCTGGAGGAGCTTGACATTTCGAACTGTCCCCGAATCTCTGTGGGGGGCCTGGCCGCACTGCAGAAGCTGAG GGGTCTGCGACGGCTGAACGTGTCCTCCCTCCCCAAGCTCCAGAACCCTGGGCTGGTCGCCATCCTGCTGGAGGAGATGCTTCCTCATTGCCATGTTACTGCTGTCGGGTACGACCACAGCCTGATctacagccacacacagacagacggctAG
- the dmac2 gene encoding distal membrane-arm assembly complex protein 2 isoform X1, giving the protein MQHHTWTRVELMRRSCRQVTLLAAASRYWSSIPVAPPSLQSRLLLFLSQRFHDIETILSWSSWFKNRGLRQKNFFYGYTQQNYGDNIAAAYCILSLKGGFRFAGQSEWFRSDRRGKFNWDFMNHRDTSIEEVDVSNTLINYTGLENLVKQRGLRTLSVSGCAEVDDWFLSRLHIFQDTLEELDISNCPRISVGGLAALQKLRGLRRLNVSSLPKLQNPGLVAILLEEMLPHCHVTAVGYDHSLIYSHTQTDG; this is encoded by the exons ATGCAACATCACACATGGACAAGAGTGGAG TTGATGCGGCGAAGCTGTAGGCAGGTGACCCTCTTGGCAGCCGCATCGCGTTACTGGAGCTCTATCCCTGTGGCTCCGCCCTCACTACAGTCcaggctcctcctcttcctcagccaGCGTTTCCATGACATTGAGACTATCCTCAGCTGGAGCTCCTGGTTCAAGAACCGAGGTCTACGACAGAAGAATTT TTTCTATGGTTACACCCAGCAAAACTATGGGGACAACATTGCTGCTGCTTATTGCATCCTTAGCCTGAAGGGAGGATTCAG GTTTGCAGGGCAGTCAGAGTGGTTCCGATCAGACAGAAGAGGGAAGTTCAATTGGGACTTCATGAACCACCGGGACACCTCCATAGAGGAAGTGGATGTCAGCAACACACTCATTAACTACACGGGCCTGGAAAACCTGG tGAAACAGAGGGGGTTGCGTACTCTCTCTGTGAGTGGCTGCGCTGAGGTGGATGACTGGTTCCTGTCCCGCCTCCATATCTTCCAGGACACCCTGGAGGAGCTTGACATTTCGAACTGTCCCCGAATCTCTGTGGGGGGCCTGGCCGCACTGCAGAAGCTGAG GGGTCTGCGACGGCTGAACGTGTCCTCCCTCCCCAAGCTCCAGAACCCTGGGCTGGTCGCCATCCTGCTGGAGGAGATGCTTCCTCATTGCCATGTTACTGCTGTCGGGTACGACCACAGCCTGATctacagccacacacagacagacggctAG
- the dmac2 gene encoding distal membrane-arm assembly complex protein 2 isoform X4 produces MQHHTWTRVELMRRSCRQVTLLAAASRYWSSIPVAPPSLQSRLLLFLSQRFHDIETILSWSSWFKNRGLRQKNFFYGYTQQNYGDNIAAAYCILSLKGGFRFAGQSEWFRSDRRGKFNWDFMNHRDTSIEEVDVSNTLINYTGLENLVKQRGLRTLSVSGCAEVDDWFLSRLHIFQDTLEELDISNCPRISVGGLAALQKLRYTDQHGRK; encoded by the exons ATGCAACATCACACATGGACAAGAGTGGAG TTGATGCGGCGAAGCTGTAGGCAGGTGACCCTCTTGGCAGCCGCATCGCGTTACTGGAGCTCTATCCCTGTGGCTCCGCCCTCACTACAGTCcaggctcctcctcttcctcagccaGCGTTTCCATGACATTGAGACTATCCTCAGCTGGAGCTCCTGGTTCAAGAACCGAGGTCTACGACAGAAGAATTT TTTCTATGGTTACACCCAGCAAAACTATGGGGACAACATTGCTGCTGCTTATTGCATCCTTAGCCTGAAGGGAGGATTCAG GTTTGCAGGGCAGTCAGAGTGGTTCCGATCAGACAGAAGAGGGAAGTTCAATTGGGACTTCATGAACCACCGGGACACCTCCATAGAGGAAGTGGATGTCAGCAACACACTCATTAACTACACGGGCCTGGAAAACCTGG tGAAACAGAGGGGGTTGCGTACTCTCTCTGTGAGTGGCTGCGCTGAGGTGGATGACTGGTTCCTGTCCCGCCTCCATATCTTCCAGGACACCCTGGAGGAGCTTGACATTTCGAACTGTCCCCGAATCTCTGTGGGGGGCCTGGCCGCACTGCAGAAGCTGAGGTACACTGACCAACACGGAAGGAAATGA